The following coding sequences lie in one Polynucleobacter asymbioticus genomic window:
- a CDS encoding glutamate synthase subunit beta, with product MGKVTGFMEFERVDETYEAPVKRLHHYKEFVAALTDDEAKVQGARCMDCGIPFCNSGCPVNNIIPDFNDLVFHDDWKNALDVLQSTNNFPEFTGRICPAPCEAACTLGINSDAVGIKSIEHAIIDKGWENGWVKPQPSKTKTGKKVAVVGGGPAGMATAQQLARVGHDVTVFEKNDRVGGLLRYGIPDFKMEKWLIDRRVEQMQAEGVKFETGVFVGKEAIGAEVKNYSTKTVSPDQLMKDFDAVVISGGSEQPRDLPVPGRELKGVHYALEFLIPQNKENAGDFKNEISAAGKHVVVIGGGDTGSDCVGTSNRHGAAKITQFELLPQPPETENKPLVWPYWPTKLRTSSSHEEGCERDWSVATKRFEGKDGKLEKLICVRLEWKDGKMSEMPNSEFEIKADLVFLAMGFVSPAAQVLNAFGVEKDARGNAKATVDGQNAYQTNVPKVFAAGDMRRGQSLVVWAIREGRQAAQAVDEYLMGSSVLPR from the coding sequence ATGGGTAAGGTCACTGGATTTATGGAGTTTGAGCGCGTAGACGAAACCTACGAAGCTCCTGTTAAACGTCTCCATCACTACAAAGAGTTCGTTGCAGCACTAACGGATGATGAAGCTAAAGTGCAGGGTGCGCGCTGTATGGATTGTGGCATTCCGTTTTGCAATAGCGGATGCCCTGTAAACAACATCATTCCAGACTTCAATGATTTGGTATTTCATGATGATTGGAAGAATGCATTAGATGTTTTGCAATCTACCAATAACTTCCCAGAGTTCACTGGCCGGATTTGCCCAGCACCTTGCGAAGCTGCATGTACCTTAGGAATTAATAGTGATGCGGTAGGTATTAAGTCTATTGAGCACGCCATTATTGATAAGGGCTGGGAGAATGGCTGGGTTAAGCCGCAGCCATCTAAAACTAAAACAGGTAAGAAGGTTGCCGTTGTTGGTGGTGGCCCTGCTGGTATGGCAACTGCACAGCAATTAGCTCGTGTTGGTCACGACGTTACTGTGTTTGAAAAGAATGACCGTGTTGGTGGATTATTGCGCTACGGTATTCCGGATTTCAAAATGGAAAAGTGGTTGATCGACCGTCGCGTTGAACAAATGCAAGCTGAGGGCGTGAAGTTTGAGACTGGTGTATTTGTGGGTAAAGAGGCTATTGGTGCTGAAGTAAAAAACTATTCCACAAAAACAGTTTCACCTGATCAGTTGATGAAAGATTTTGACGCTGTTGTGATTAGCGGTGGATCAGAGCAGCCACGTGATTTACCAGTTCCTGGTCGTGAGCTAAAGGGCGTTCACTATGCCTTGGAATTCTTAATTCCACAGAATAAAGAAAACGCAGGTGATTTCAAAAACGAAATTTCTGCAGCTGGCAAGCATGTAGTGGTGATTGGTGGCGGTGATACTGGATCTGATTGTGTAGGAACATCTAATCGTCATGGCGCTGCCAAGATTACGCAGTTTGAATTGTTGCCACAGCCACCAGAAACTGAAAACAAGCCTTTGGTATGGCCTTACTGGCCAACCAAGTTACGCACATCCTCCTCACATGAAGAAGGTTGTGAGCGCGATTGGTCTGTTGCTACTAAGCGTTTTGAAGGTAAAGATGGCAAATTAGAGAAATTAATCTGTGTGCGTTTGGAGTGGAAAGACGGCAAGATGTCAGAAATGCCAAACTCTGAGTTTGAGATTAAGGCAGACCTGGTTTTCTTGGCAATGGGCTTTGTATCTCCCGCAGCTCAGGTCCTAAATGCCTTTGGTGTTGAAAAAGACGCTCGTGGCAACGCAAAAGCCACTGTTGACGGCCAAAATGCTTACCAAACTAACGTTCCTAAGGTATTTGCTGCGGGTGATATGCGTCGCGGACAATCTTTGGTAGTTTGGGCAATTCGTGAAGGTCGTCAAGCGGCTCAGGCAGTAGACGAGTATTTAATGGGGTCTTCTGTTCTGCCGCGATAA